The proteins below are encoded in one region of Paenisporosarcina cavernae:
- a CDS encoding fatty acid--CoA ligase family protein, with protein sequence MNLVTSVHETAKTQPGKTAYHFMGKDTSYAEFDQTVSMFASSLKSLGVEKGDHVAFLLGNTPHFLISLYATMRIGATAIPINPIYTPDEISYIIQNSDAKAVIALDMLLPLVEKAAAAFPSVHNYIICETSADAADKIAALPASILPKVKAFSQLLMGATPDSLPEEVSQDDTAVILYTSGTTGRPKGAMLTHGNLYSNARDTADYLHFTAEDRVIATLPVFHVFALTVVVNAPLIKGATILLVPKFSPQDVFATARAHKATVFAGVPTMYNFLYQFPEGQASDFDTLRLAISGGSSLPVALLHNFEDKFNVRISEGYGLSEASPVTCFNPLDRDRKPGSIGTSIMNVENKVVDELGEEVAVGEVGELIVRGPNVMKGYYKMPEESSATIRDGWLYTGDLAKKDEEGYFYIVDRKKDLVIVGGYNVYPREVEEVLFAHPGIVEAAVIGLPDADFGEAVYAYVVKKDDALTEEDLYAYCQEHLAKYKVPRKFEFLAELPKNTTGKILRRSLKDQATEK encoded by the coding sequence ATGAACTTAGTAACTTCCGTCCATGAAACTGCAAAGACCCAACCTGGAAAAACCGCGTACCATTTCATGGGAAAAGATACATCGTATGCTGAATTTGACCAAACAGTTTCCATGTTTGCCAGTAGTTTAAAATCGTTAGGTGTTGAAAAAGGAGATCATGTTGCATTCTTACTTGGTAATACACCTCATTTCTTGATTTCGTTATATGCAACAATGCGTATTGGCGCAACAGCGATTCCAATCAATCCAATTTATACTCCAGATGAAATTTCTTACATCATTCAAAATAGTGATGCAAAAGCAGTTATTGCGCTAGATATGCTGCTACCTTTAGTAGAAAAAGCGGCAGCTGCATTCCCATCTGTACATAACTATATTATTTGCGAAACTTCTGCGGACGCTGCAGACAAAATTGCTGCACTCCCGGCTTCTATATTGCCAAAAGTGAAAGCGTTTTCTCAGTTATTAATGGGAGCCACTCCAGATAGTTTGCCAGAAGAAGTAAGTCAAGATGACACGGCCGTCATTTTGTACACTTCTGGTACAACTGGTCGCCCAAAAGGAGCAATGCTGACCCACGGGAATTTGTACTCAAATGCTCGTGACACAGCCGACTATCTTCATTTCACGGCAGAAGATCGTGTTATCGCTACATTACCAGTATTTCATGTGTTTGCTTTAACCGTTGTGGTCAATGCACCACTTATAAAAGGAGCAACCATTCTACTTGTACCGAAATTCAGTCCACAAGATGTCTTTGCAACAGCTCGAGCACATAAAGCTACGGTGTTTGCAGGAGTACCAACAATGTACAACTTCTTGTACCAATTCCCAGAAGGACAAGCATCTGATTTTGACACGTTACGCTTAGCTATCTCTGGAGGTTCTTCATTGCCAGTAGCATTGTTACACAACTTTGAAGATAAGTTCAATGTACGGATTTCCGAAGGGTATGGATTGTCGGAAGCATCCCCTGTAACGTGTTTCAATCCTCTAGATCGTGACCGGAAGCCAGGTTCAATCGGAACTTCCATCATGAATGTGGAGAATAAAGTCGTCGATGAGTTAGGAGAGGAAGTAGCAGTTGGTGAAGTAGGCGAATTAATCGTTCGCGGACCAAACGTAATGAAAGGCTACTACAAAATGCCTGAAGAATCCTCTGCTACCATTCGTGACGGCTGGCTGTATACAGGCGATTTAGCGAAAAAAGACGAAGAAGGATATTTCTATATCGTAGATCGTAAAAAAGATTTGGTGATCGTCGGAGGCTACAACGTTTATCCACGTGAAGTAGAAGAAGTATTATTTGCACATCCTGGTATCGTGGAAGCAGCAGTGATTGGCCTTCCAGATGCGGATTTCGGTGAAGCGGTGTACGCGTATGTCGTGAAAAAAGATGACGCTCTAACGGAAGAAGATTTATACGCGTATTGCCAAGAACATTTAGCAAAATATAAAGTACCTCGTAAATTCGAGTTCTTAGCGGAACTACCGAAAAACACAACAGGGAAAATTTTACGTCGTTCATTAAAAGACCAAGCAACGGAAAAATAG
- a CDS encoding FAD-dependent oxidoreductase codes for MNQSYWLENHIPSFPQLATSTKTDVCIIGGGIVGITAAYLLAKEGKQVTLLEATSLLHGTTGFTTAKVTAQHGPIYQELLHSTDEARARAYYEANTEALQSIQNWIQQESISCDWEEKSAVIYATTENGEITIDNERDAYKKLSIPYEELTDLPLPEARNGLSLPKQGQFHPVKYLLALLEKAVAKGVDIRENSRAIDVSKGKIYSVSLENGHEIEADHVIIATHYPFLRWKDLYFSKLSPYRSYAILTNKHIPNISSMYISVDEPKRSYRTVKTQTGESVLLIGGEGHKVGQSEEPMESSYERLESEATSTWGATSITHKWSAQDLKTLDHLPYIGRMDKGEELFVATGFDKWGMTNGTVAALLLTDLVMKKDNRFEDLFDPHRDSSFSEKSSQFLKENMNVGKELLKGKMKNPSGSIDELANGCGDIVLLNGEKVAAYRDDQGAIHAVSPICTHLGCDVAFNSAEKSWDCPCHGSRFTIDGDVIEGPAVKPLDRKNEV; via the coding sequence GTGAATCAATCTTATTGGCTAGAAAATCACATTCCATCCTTTCCGCAACTGGCTACTTCTACTAAAACAGATGTGTGCATTATTGGGGGAGGAATTGTAGGTATCACCGCAGCGTATTTATTAGCAAAAGAAGGAAAACAAGTCACGCTTTTAGAGGCAACATCGCTTTTACATGGAACAACTGGTTTTACAACCGCAAAAGTAACGGCGCAACACGGCCCAATCTATCAAGAATTACTTCACAGTACTGATGAAGCGCGTGCTCGTGCTTATTACGAAGCGAATACAGAAGCCTTGCAATCCATTCAAAATTGGATACAACAAGAATCGATTTCTTGTGATTGGGAAGAAAAGTCTGCTGTCATCTATGCCACAACAGAAAACGGAGAAATAACAATTGATAATGAACGTGACGCATATAAAAAACTATCGATTCCTTATGAAGAATTGACGGATTTGCCTCTTCCAGAAGCAAGGAATGGTCTTTCATTGCCAAAACAAGGACAATTCCATCCTGTCAAATACCTTCTTGCGTTGCTGGAAAAGGCAGTAGCAAAAGGAGTCGATATTCGTGAAAACAGTCGTGCAATCGACGTTTCAAAAGGAAAAATCTATTCCGTATCGCTGGAGAATGGCCATGAGATTGAGGCGGACCATGTGATCATTGCAACGCATTATCCATTTCTTCGATGGAAAGACCTTTACTTCTCAAAATTAAGTCCGTATCGTTCTTATGCTATTTTGACGAATAAACACATACCCAATATCTCGAGCATGTACATTAGCGTCGATGAACCAAAACGTTCGTATCGAACTGTGAAAACACAGACTGGAGAAAGTGTTTTACTCATTGGCGGAGAGGGGCACAAAGTTGGGCAGTCAGAGGAACCGATGGAGTCAAGTTATGAACGTTTAGAATCGGAAGCTACATCTACTTGGGGAGCAACTTCCATCACGCATAAATGGTCCGCGCAAGATCTTAAAACACTCGACCATCTCCCCTATATTGGGCGCATGGACAAAGGGGAAGAATTGTTTGTGGCAACTGGATTTGATAAATGGGGAATGACGAATGGAACCGTTGCGGCCCTTTTACTAACTGATCTCGTCATGAAAAAAGACAACCGGTTTGAAGATTTGTTCGATCCACATCGTGATAGCTCTTTTTCCGAAAAATCGTCTCAGTTTTTAAAAGAAAATATGAATGTCGGAAAAGAGTTGCTTAAAGGGAAAATGAAAAACCCAAGCGGTTCTATTGATGAATTGGCAAATGGTTGTGGTGACATCGTGCTATTAAATGGAGAAAAAGTAGCAGCATATCGCGATGACCAAGGAGCGATTCATGCAGTAAGTCCGATATGTACACATTTAGGATGCGATGTTGCCTTTAACAGTGCGGAAAAAAGCTGGGACTGCCCGTGTCATGGATCGAGATTTACAATTGATGGAGATGTAATAGAAGGTCCTGCCGTGAAACCACTGGATCGTAAAAACGAAGTATAA
- a CDS encoding S-ribosylhomocysteine lyase translates to MDATKKEGVGTLTKKMNVESFNLDHTKVVAPYVRLAGEKTGANGDQILKYDIRFKQPNKEHMEMAGLHSIEHLMAENIRNHTDQVVDIGPMGCQTGFYLTMINHDNYEEVLTILEKTLQDVLEATEVPACNEVQCGWAANHSLEGAKEIAKEMLSKRDEWNVVFAEEAR, encoded by the coding sequence ATGGATGCAACGAAAAAAGAAGGAGTGGGAACATTGACAAAGAAAATGAATGTAGAAAGCTTCAACTTAGATCACACGAAAGTAGTGGCACCATATGTACGATTAGCTGGTGAAAAAACCGGAGCAAACGGAGACCAAATTTTAAAATATGATATTCGTTTTAAACAACCGAACAAAGAACACATGGAAATGGCCGGTCTTCATTCCATCGAGCATTTGATGGCTGAAAATATTCGAAATCATACGGATCAAGTAGTAGATATTGGTCCAATGGGATGTCAGACAGGGTTTTATTTAACAATGATTAATCATGATAATTATGAGGAAGTTTTAACGATTCTAGAAAAAACATTACAAGATGTGTTAGAGGCTACAGAAGTTCCTGCTTGTAATGAAGTGCAGTGCGGATGGGCGGCGAATCACAGCTTAGAAGGTGCAAAGGAAATTGCGAAAGAAATGCTTTCAAAGCGTGACGAATGGAACGTGGTTTTTGCTGAGGAAGCACGATGA